The Roseovarius indicus genome has a segment encoding these proteins:
- the pal gene encoding peptidoglycan-associated lipoprotein Pal, whose product MTYLSKAILVVAGLALTACSNADRFGDSASANAMNSSVAGTAQDPSSPLYFQEAVGDRVLFEVDQSSLTPTATATLDGQADWLMRNSDYNAVIEGHADEQGTREYNVALGARRANSVQEYLITKGVAANRLKVVSYGKERPIEICSEEACYAKNRRAVTVISAGPTS is encoded by the coding sequence ATGACTTATCTGAGCAAGGCAATCCTGGTGGTGGCGGGGCTGGCCCTGACTGCCTGCAGCAACGCCGACCGTTTCGGGGATTCCGCGTCCGCCAACGCCATGAACAGCAGCGTGGCCGGCACCGCGCAAGACCCCTCTTCGCCGCTCTATTTCCAGGAAGCCGTGGGCGACCGGGTGCTGTTCGAGGTGGACCAGTCGAGCCTGACGCCGACCGCGACCGCAACGCTCGACGGGCAGGCCGATTGGCTGATGCGCAATTCCGACTACAACGCCGTGATCGAAGGCCATGCCGACGAACAGGGCACGCGGGAATACAACGTTGCCCTCGGTGCGCGCCGCGCCAACTCCGTCCAGGAATACCTGATCACAAAGGGCGTGGCCGCGAACCGGCTCAAGGTCGTGTCCTACGGCAAGGAACGCCCGATCGAGATCTGCAGCGAGGAAGCCTGCTATGCCAAGAACCGTCGCGCGGTGACCGTGATTTCGGCCGGTCCGACGAGCTAA
- a CDS encoding benzoate/H(+) symporter BenE family transporter, which translates to MTRDLPPFQTVSTGLVVAMVGFFSSFPILLQGMHGVGADTSQAASGLMAAAISMGLAGIVLSLWTKTPASVAWSTPGAALLAVTAPVEAGFAGAIAGFLTAGALTVLAGLWKPLGRLAAAIPTSLAQAMLAGVLLPICLAPVTAVAETPKIIAPTLLAWFLLGRISRLLAVPGAVVVAAVTIALTADLSAWAPGALLRSPEFIMPEFSLAAVIGIGLPLFIVTMATQNIPGIAVMRSFGFAPPPGPLFASVGGFSILSAPFGAPATCLAAITAAMCSNEDSHPDPDKRYWSAVFAGGFYCVLGLFAGVITSFASLAPPMLMAAVAGVALLSVFASSAAAALEPVRTREAAALTFVVTASGVTVFGLGGAVWGLLAGGIVQILREAGWGRG; encoded by the coding sequence ATGACCAGGGATTTGCCGCCTTTCCAGACGGTCTCGACCGGCTTGGTCGTGGCTATGGTCGGGTTCTTCAGCTCCTTCCCGATCCTGTTGCAGGGGATGCACGGCGTCGGTGCCGACACGTCACAGGCGGCGTCCGGCCTGATGGCGGCGGCCATCTCGATGGGGCTGGCGGGCATTGTGCTCAGTCTGTGGACAAAGACGCCCGCCTCCGTCGCGTGGTCCACCCCCGGCGCGGCCCTGCTGGCGGTCACGGCCCCGGTCGAGGCCGGGTTCGCCGGCGCCATCGCCGGCTTTCTGACTGCCGGCGCGCTGACCGTACTGGCAGGGCTCTGGAAACCACTCGGGCGGCTGGCGGCCGCGATACCGACCTCGCTGGCCCAGGCAATGCTCGCGGGCGTCCTGCTGCCGATCTGTCTTGCGCCCGTCACCGCCGTGGCCGAAACACCGAAGATCATTGCGCCCACCCTTCTGGCCTGGTTCCTGCTGGGCCGCATCAGCCGATTGCTGGCAGTGCCCGGCGCGGTCGTGGTGGCCGCCGTGACCATCGCCCTCACCGCCGATCTGTCGGCATGGGCGCCCGGGGCCCTGTTGCGGTCGCCGGAATTCATCATGCCAGAGTTTTCGCTGGCCGCCGTGATCGGCATCGGCCTGCCGCTCTTCATTGTCACCATGGCCACCCAGAACATTCCCGGCATCGCCGTGATGCGCAGTTTCGGCTTCGCGCCCCCGCCCGGGCCGCTTTTCGCCTCTGTTGGCGGGTTCTCCATCCTGTCGGCCCCCTTCGGCGCGCCGGCGACCTGCCTCGCCGCGATCACCGCCGCCATGTGCTCGAACGAGGACTCGCACCCCGACCCCGACAAGCGCTACTGGTCGGCGGTGTTCGCTGGCGGGTTCTACTGCGTGCTTGGCCTGTTTGCCGGTGTGATCACCAGCTTCGCCAGCCTTGCACCGCCGATGTTGATGGCCGCCGTCGCGGGGGTTGCCCTGTTGAGCGTCTTCGCAAGCTCCGCCGCCGCCGCGCTGGAGCCGGTGCGCACCCGGGAAGCGGCCGCGCTCACCTTTGTCGTCACGGCTTCCGGTGTCACCGTCTTCGGCCTCGGCGGCGCGGTCTGGGGGCTGTTGGCCGGTGGCATCGTGCAGATCCTGCGCGAGGCAGGTTGGGGCAGGGGATGA
- a CDS encoding MOSC domain-containing protein, whose amino-acid sequence MPALIPTDFKGTVTWLGLVGEEREGVRSAAKPEMFASFAGAEGEIHSGLTRPSCVRVTTQYPEGTEIANVRQFTIVSAEELAAIAEKMEIDEVKPEWLGASIVIEGIPDFTHVPPSARLQNEAGTCLVIDMHNRPCIFPAKEIEKDHPGFGKRFKPAAEGRRGVTAWVEREGPLAVGDVMRLHVPDQRTWSLLDEARQG is encoded by the coding sequence ATGCCCGCCCTCATACCAACCGATTTCAAAGGCACGGTCACCTGGCTCGGCCTCGTGGGGGAAGAGCGCGAGGGCGTCCGCTCCGCGGCAAAGCCGGAGATGTTCGCAAGCTTCGCCGGGGCGGAAGGCGAGATCCACTCCGGCCTCACCCGGCCCTCCTGCGTGCGGGTCACGACCCAGTACCCCGAGGGCACCGAGATTGCCAATGTCCGGCAGTTCACCATCGTCTCGGCCGAGGAACTGGCCGCTATTGCCGAAAAGATGGAGATCGACGAAGTGAAGCCGGAATGGCTGGGAGCCTCGATCGTGATCGAGGGAATCCCCGACTTCACCCATGTCCCGCCCTCGGCCCGGCTGCAGAACGAGGCAGGCACCTGCCTTGTCATCGACATGCACAACCGGCCCTGCATCTTCCCCGCCAAGGAGATCGAGAAGGATCACCCGGGCTTCGGCAAGCGGTTCAAGCCAGCCGCGGAGGGCCGGCGCGGCGTCACCGCCTGGGTCGAGCGGGAGGGGCCGCTTGCCGTGGGCGACGTGATGCGCCTGCACGTGCCCGACCAGCGCACGTGGTCGCTACTGGACGAAGCGCGGCAAGGCTGA
- the tilS gene encoding tRNA lysidine(34) synthetase TilS: MTDDFARLRQQVAGALGSDVGEPLGVAVSGGSDSVGLLTLLNEWRLDGGPELRAVTVDHGLRPEAAKEARAVARLCDGWHIPHTTLEWQGWSGTGNLPDAARRARYGMMAAWATKAGVPSIAVAHTADDQAETFLMRLARSSGLDGLSAMAPRWQQGGVTFLRPVLGVTRDELRSLLRARGVGWFDDPTNADPAYERVRARQVLQALAPLGIEAETLGDVARNLADARRYIEAQVALAAQDVARIEAGDVLIDRSKLSELDPEIARRLLQQAILWISGAEYPPRGPALKRVMRGIDAGDSATLHGCRFLIRAETLRITREAQAVAGLTARPGEVWDGRWRLSGPAMEGAIVAALGENGLKHCPDRQNSALPAASLRASPAVWQGQTLVSAPLAELENGWSVELVRRENHDFAALISH; this comes from the coding sequence GTGACCGACGATTTCGCGCGCCTGCGGCAGCAGGTCGCCGGCGCGCTCGGGTCCGATGTTGGTGAACCCCTTGGCGTTGCCGTCTCGGGCGGAAGCGATTCGGTGGGGCTTTTGACCCTTCTCAACGAATGGCGGCTGGACGGGGGCCCCGAACTGCGGGCGGTCACCGTCGATCACGGCCTGCGACCCGAGGCGGCGAAAGAGGCCCGCGCCGTTGCCCGGCTTTGCGACGGCTGGCACATCCCCCACACCACGCTGGAATGGCAGGGGTGGTCCGGCACGGGAAACCTGCCCGACGCCGCGCGCCGGGCGCGCTACGGCATGATGGCGGCCTGGGCGACAAAGGCCGGTGTGCCTTCGATCGCGGTGGCCCACACCGCCGACGATCAGGCGGAAACCTTCCTGATGCGGCTGGCGCGCTCGTCCGGGCTCGATGGGCTCTCGGCGATGGCGCCGCGCTGGCAGCAGGGCGGCGTCACCTTCTTGCGGCCCGTCCTCGGGGTTACCCGGGACGAGTTGCGCAGCCTGCTCAGGGCACGGGGCGTTGGCTGGTTCGATGACCCGACAAATGCCGACCCAGCCTATGAACGGGTCCGCGCACGGCAGGTATTGCAAGCCCTCGCCCCGCTGGGAATCGAAGCCGAGACACTGGGCGACGTGGCGCGCAACCTTGCGGACGCGCGCCGCTATATCGAGGCCCAGGTGGCCTTGGCGGCACAAGACGTGGCCCGGATCGAGGCGGGCGACGTTCTGATCGATCGCAGCAAGCTTTCAGAACTCGACCCCGAAATCGCGCGGCGCCTTCTGCAACAGGCAATCCTGTGGATCAGCGGCGCCGAATACCCGCCGCGCGGGCCTGCCCTGAAACGTGTCATGCGCGGCATTGACGCAGGCGACAGCGCAACCCTGCACGGCTGTCGCTTCCTCATCCGGGCCGAGACGCTGCGGATCACCCGCGAGGCTCAGGCCGTCGCCGGCCTGACGGCCCGGCCCGGCGAGGTCTGGGATGGCCGCTGGCGCCTGTCCGGCCCTGCCATGGAAGGCGCAATCGTGGCCGCATTGGGCGAAAACGGGCTGAAACACTGTCCCGACCGGCAAAATTCCGCATTGCCGGCCGCATCTCTGCGCGCGTCTCCGGCGGTCTGGCAGGGGCAGACCTTGGTCTCTGCGCCGCTGGCGGAGCTTGAAAATGGCTGGTCGGTCGAGCTCGTGCGCCGTGAAAACCACGACTTCGCCGCACTAATATCGCATTGA
- a CDS encoding methyltransferase domain-containing protein: MGAGDIVDLGCGNGAMGEALKARAGGRDVIGVDASPAMLEKARALQAYSKLQQADIRDWHPTRPPGLILSNAALHWVGGHEKLMPRLVSMLGKGGTLAVQMPHQNKAPSHRVWLSLVEEMFPGRVEKMGTPGVMAPVKYEELLSSKGQFRMWETEYYQRLMAEGGSHPVRRFTESTYARPVLQALEEDEKAELIRRYEEVMHAAYPVRRDGSVLFPFRRLFFTLTV, encoded by the coding sequence ATGGGCGCTGGCGATATCGTCGATCTTGGCTGCGGCAACGGGGCCATGGGCGAGGCGCTCAAGGCTCGCGCCGGCGGGCGCGACGTCATCGGCGTCGATGCCTCGCCCGCCATGCTGGAAAAGGCGCGCGCCTTGCAGGCTTATTCCAAGCTTCAACAAGCCGATATCCGCGACTGGCACCCGACGCGCCCGCCCGGGCTGATCCTGTCCAACGCCGCGTTGCACTGGGTGGGCGGGCACGAAAAGCTCATGCCGCGGCTCGTCTCGATGTTGGGCAAGGGCGGCACTCTGGCCGTTCAGATGCCGCATCAGAACAAGGCGCCCTCGCACCGTGTCTGGCTGAGCCTTGTCGAGGAAATGTTCCCCGGCCGGGTCGAGAAGATGGGCACGCCGGGCGTGATGGCCCCGGTGAAATACGAGGAGCTGCTTTCGTCGAAGGGTCAGTTCCGCATGTGGGAAACCGAGTACTACCAGCGACTGATGGCCGAGGGCGGCAGCCACCCGGTGCGCCGCTTCACCGAAAGCACTTATGCCCGCCCCGTGTTGCAGGCGCTCGAGGAAGACGAAAAGGCCGAGCTGATCCGCCGCTACGAGGAAGTCATGCACGCCGCCTACCCGGTGCGACGCGACGGCTCCGTGTTGTTCCCGTTCCGCCGGCTGTTCTTCACGCTTACTGTCTAG
- the ftsH gene encoding ATP-dependent zinc metalloprotease FtsH, with amino-acid sequence MGNARNIAFWLVLFLLILALFNLFSGSGNTLQSKQIRYSEFVAAVEDGTVSQVTLDGENVRFRGTDGQDYVTIKPEDAELTPMLIEQDIPITAEPQEQSGFQTFLISLLPFALLIGVWIYFMNRMQGGRGGGAMGFGKSKAKMLTEKHGRVTFDDVAGIDEAKEELEEIVEFLRNPQKFSRLGGKIPKGALLVGPPGTGKTLLARAIAGEAGVPFFTISGSDFVEMFVGVGASRVRDMFEQAKKNAPCIVFIDEIDAVGRHRGAGYGGGNDEREQTLNQLLVEMDGFEANEGVIIIAATNRKDVLDPALLRPGRFDRQITVPNPDIKGREKILAVHARKTPLGPDVDLRIIARGTPGFSGADLANLVNEAALMAARVGRRFVTMDDFENAKDKVMMGAERRSMVLTDDQKEKTAYHEAGHAIVGLALPKCDPVYKATIIPRGGALGMVVSLPEIDRLNWHKSECEQKLAMTMAGKAAEIIKYGPDNVSNGPAGDIQQASGLARAMVLRWGMSDKVGNVDYEQAHEGYMGNAAGGFSISAHTKELIEEEVKRLIDEAYEHAHAILTEKNEEWERLAQGLLEYETLTGEEIERVIRGEPPESDDDGSAPEKDDKPSVTAIPKTKPKSSPGSGDGGMEPEPST; translated from the coding sequence TTGGGTAACGCGAGAAACATAGCCTTCTGGCTGGTGCTCTTTCTGCTGATACTGGCGCTGTTCAATCTGTTCAGCGGCTCCGGCAATACCCTGCAGAGCAAGCAGATCCGCTATTCCGAATTCGTCGCGGCAGTCGAGGACGGCACGGTCAGCCAGGTTACCCTGGACGGCGAGAACGTGCGTTTCCGTGGCACCGATGGTCAGGATTACGTGACCATCAAGCCGGAAGACGCCGAATTGACCCCGATGCTGATCGAGCAGGATATCCCGATCACCGCCGAACCGCAGGAGCAATCGGGCTTCCAGACCTTCCTGATCTCGCTTCTGCCCTTCGCGCTGCTCATCGGTGTGTGGATTTACTTCATGAATCGCATGCAGGGCGGCCGCGGCGGCGGGGCCATGGGCTTCGGCAAGTCCAAGGCCAAGATGCTGACCGAGAAGCATGGTAGAGTCACGTTCGACGACGTGGCTGGCATCGACGAGGCCAAGGAAGAACTGGAAGAGATCGTCGAATTCCTCCGCAACCCGCAGAAATTCTCGCGCCTCGGCGGCAAGATCCCGAAAGGCGCACTGCTGGTCGGCCCTCCGGGCACCGGTAAGACGCTTCTGGCCCGCGCCATTGCGGGCGAGGCGGGCGTGCCCTTCTTCACCATCTCGGGCTCGGATTTCGTCGAGATGTTCGTGGGTGTCGGTGCATCCCGCGTGCGCGACATGTTCGAACAGGCCAAGAAGAACGCCCCCTGCATCGTGTTCATCGACGAGATCGACGCCGTCGGCCGCCACCGCGGCGCCGGCTATGGCGGCGGCAATGACGAGCGCGAACAGACCCTCAACCAGCTTCTGGTCGAAATGGACGGGTTCGAGGCCAATGAAGGCGTGATCATCATCGCGGCCACCAACCGGAAAGACGTGCTCGACCCCGCGCTGCTGCGCCCGGGCCGGTTCGACCGCCAGATCACCGTGCCGAACCCTGATATCAAGGGTCGCGAGAAAATCCTCGCCGTGCATGCCCGCAAGACTCCGCTGGGCCCCGATGTGGACCTTCGGATCATCGCCCGCGGTACGCCCGGTTTCTCCGGCGCCGACCTTGCCAACCTCGTGAACGAGGCGGCGCTGATGGCCGCCCGCGTGGGCCGGCGGTTCGTCACCATGGACGATTTCGAGAACGCTAAGGACAAGGTGATGATGGGCGCCGAGCGCCGGTCGATGGTGTTGACCGACGACCAGAAGGAAAAGACCGCCTATCACGAGGCAGGCCATGCCATCGTCGGCCTTGCCCTGCCGAAATGCGACCCGGTCTACAAGGCCACGATCATCCCGCGCGGCGGCGCGCTGGGCATGGTGGTTAGCCTGCCCGAAATCGACCGCCTGAACTGGCACAAGTCGGAATGCGAGCAGAAGCTGGCGATGACCATGGCCGGCAAGGCCGCCGAGATCATCAAGTACGGCCCCGACAACGTGTCGAACGGCCCGGCCGGCGACATTCAGCAGGCCAGCGGTCTCGCCCGCGCGATGGTTCTGCGGTGGGGCATGTCCGACAAGGTCGGCAACGTCGACTACGAACAGGCCCACGAAGGCTACATGGGCAACGCCGCCGGCGGCTTCTCGATCTCGGCTCACACGAAAGAGCTGATCGAGGAAGAGGTGAAGCGCCTGATCGACGAGGCCTACGAACATGCCCACGCGATCCTCACCGAAAAGAACGAAGAGTGGGAGCGTCTGGCCCAGGGTCTTCTGGAGTACGAAACCCTCACCGGCGAAGAGATCGAACGCGTGATCCGTGGCGAGCCGCCCGAGTCGGATGACGACGGCAGCGCGCCCGAGAAGGACGACAAGCCATCGGTCACGGCCATTCCCAAGACCAAGCCCAAATCATCGCCGGGGTCCGGCGATGGCGGAATGGAGCCCGAACCCTCCACGTGA
- the tolB gene encoding Tol-Pal system beta propeller repeat protein TolB: MMRYMLSLLAAVFMLAAPAFAQDQDGDDGPLRIEITEGVIEPLPYAVPSFVADTAAASEWADKISRVIASDLNGTGLFREIPAEAHIARITSFSSPVQFSDWKAINAQALITGSVRTEASGRIVVSFRLYDVFAGQELGDGLQLAGTEQGWRRIAHKVADQVYSRLTGEDPYFDSRVVYVAESGPKDARQKRLAIMDYDGANVTYLTDDSSLVLAPRFSPQGDQVLYTSYETGFPRIYVLNVETVGRRVLESQDGTMSFAPRFAPDGQTVVYSLTRGGNTDLYAMQIGSGQSTRLTSAPSIETAPSFSPDGSQIVFESDRSGSPQLYIMPSNGGEAQRISFGQGRYGTPVWSPRGDLIAFTKQSKGRFHIGVMRTDGSEERLLTASFLDEGPTWSPNGRVIMFTRETQGAQGSSSLYSVDITGRNLKQVATPTGASDPAWSPLQK; encoded by the coding sequence ATGATGCGATACATGCTCAGCCTCCTTGCGGCCGTTTTCATGCTGGCCGCGCCCGCCTTCGCCCAGGACCAGGACGGGGATGACGGGCCTCTCCGGATCGAGATCACCGAGGGTGTGATCGAGCCCTTGCCCTATGCCGTGCCCAGTTTCGTCGCCGATACGGCGGCCGCGTCGGAATGGGCCGACAAGATTTCACGGGTGATCGCCTCCGACCTGAACGGCACCGGCCTTTTCCGCGAAATCCCCGCAGAGGCGCATATCGCGCGGATCACCAGTTTCTCGAGCCCGGTGCAGTTTTCCGACTGGAAGGCGATCAACGCCCAGGCGCTGATCACCGGGTCAGTGAGAACCGAGGCGTCGGGCCGGATCGTGGTCAGCTTCCGTCTTTACGATGTCTTTGCCGGGCAGGAACTCGGCGACGGTCTCCAGCTTGCCGGCACCGAACAGGGCTGGCGCCGCATCGCCCACAAGGTTGCCGACCAGGTCTATAGCCGCCTGACGGGCGAAGACCCGTATTTCGACAGCCGCGTCGTCTATGTCGCCGAAAGCGGCCCCAAGGACGCCCGGCAGAAGCGCCTGGCGATCATGGATTACGACGGCGCCAACGTCACCTACCTGACCGATGACTCGTCCCTCGTTCTGGCCCCCCGCTTTTCCCCGCAGGGCGATCAGGTGCTCTACACGAGCTATGAAACCGGTTTCCCGCGTATCTACGTTCTGAATGTCGAAACGGTTGGCCGCCGCGTCCTGGAAAGCCAGGATGGCACGATGAGCTTCGCGCCCCGCTTTGCGCCTGACGGGCAGACCGTGGTCTACTCTCTCACGCGCGGCGGCAATACCGACCTTTACGCGATGCAGATCGGCTCGGGGCAGAGCACCCGGCTGACCAGCGCGCCGTCGATCGAAACCGCCCCCAGCTTCAGCCCGGACGGCAGCCAGATTGTTTTCGAAAGCGATCGGTCCGGCTCTCCGCAGCTCTACATCATGCCGTCCAACGGCGGCGAGGCGCAGCGGATCAGTTTCGGGCAGGGCCGGTACGGCACGCCGGTCTGGTCGCCGCGCGGCGACCTGATCGCGTTCACCAAGCAATCCAAGGGCCGCTTCCATATCGGCGTGATGCGCACCGACGGCAGCGAAGAGCGGCTACTGACGGCCTCCTTCCTCGACGAAGGCCCGACATGGTCGCCCAATGGCCGCGTCATCATGTTCACCCGGGAAACCCAGGGCGCCCAGGGCAGTTCGAGCCTCTATTCGGTCGACATCACCGGCCGGAACCTCAAGCAGGTGGCCACGCCCACCGGCGCCTCCGACCCGGCATGGTCGCCATTGCAGAAATGA
- a CDS encoding L,D-transpeptidase family protein: MTPDDLILTPLGLRFRGRRYPCTIGRGGLSLEKREGDGATPIGQHRIVGMLYRPDRMARPVAWAKPIRPGDLWSDESDDPDYNQLVKRPYAGSHEVMRRGDPLYDLVLVTDWNWPDAQPGQGSCIFLHRWRRPGYPTAGCVAFRPDHLRRIAAAITPGARLIIRPGSYR, encoded by the coding sequence ATGACACCCGATGACCTCATTCTCACCCCGCTCGGCCTGCGCTTCCGCGGGCGCCGCTACCCCTGTACCATCGGGCGGGGCGGGCTGAGCCTCGAGAAGCGCGAAGGCGACGGGGCGACGCCCATCGGTCAGCACAGAATCGTCGGCATGCTCTACCGTCCCGACCGCATGGCCCGGCCCGTGGCATGGGCAAAACCCATCCGGCCCGGTGACCTCTGGTCGGACGAGTCGGACGACCCCGACTACAACCAGCTCGTGAAACGGCCCTATGCCGGCTCGCACGAGGTGATGCGGCGGGGCGATCCGCTTTACGACCTCGTGCTCGTGACCGACTGGAACTGGCCCGACGCACAGCCGGGCCAGGGGTCCTGCATCTTCCTGCACCGCTGGCGCCGGCCGGGATACCCAACGGCCGGCTGCGTGGCGTTCCGCCCCGATCACCTCCGCCGGATCGCAGCCGCCATAACCCCGGGCGCGCGGCTGATCATTCGCCCCGGATCGTACCGCTAA
- the ybgF gene encoding tol-pal system protein YbgF yields MRRVWIGIFVAVLATTSVGHAQNRDETLADIRQEMSVLYVELQKLKRELSTTGGVSDTQVGGSVIDRVGSIESELQRLTSKTEELEFRIDRVVEDGTNRLGDLEFRLCELETDCDVSQLGQGSTLGGTQPSTGSSTSMTLPSTDNGTSTDSGSSNSSGVQMAVGEQADFDEANKALNDGDYSAAADKFALFIQNYPGSPLEAEAGLKRGEALEQDGQTSKAARAYLDTFSAAPEGPKAADALFRLGRALGRLGQTEEACVTLAEVGFRFPDSQPAQGAQAEMQSLSCQ; encoded by the coding sequence ATGCGCCGGGTGTGGATTGGAATCTTTGTTGCCGTTCTGGCCACGACCAGCGTGGGCCATGCGCAGAACCGGGATGAAACGCTGGCCGACATCCGTCAGGAAATGTCGGTGCTTTATGTCGAGTTGCAGAAACTCAAGCGCGAGCTCAGCACCACGGGCGGCGTCAGCGACACGCAGGTCGGCGGCTCTGTCATCGACCGGGTCGGTTCCATCGAAAGCGAGCTTCAGCGGCTGACGTCGAAGACGGAAGAGCTCGAGTTCCGCATCGACCGGGTGGTCGAAGACGGCACCAACCGCCTTGGCGACCTCGAGTTTCGCCTTTGCGAGCTCGAAACCGACTGCGATGTGTCGCAGTTGGGCCAGGGTAGCACCCTCGGTGGCACACAGCCTTCGACCGGAAGCAGCACCTCCATGACGCTTCCCTCGACCGACAATGGTACGAGCACCGACAGCGGGTCCAGCAACTCCAGCGGCGTGCAGATGGCTGTCGGCGAACAGGCCGATTTCGACGAGGCCAACAAGGCGCTCAACGACGGCGACTATTCTGCCGCCGCCGACAAGTTCGCGCTGTTCATCCAGAATTACCCCGGCAGCCCGCTGGAAGCCGAAGCAGGGTTGAAACGGGGCGAGGCGCTAGAGCAGGACGGGCAGACGTCGAAGGCCGCCCGCGCCTATCTCGACACGTTCAGCGCCGCGCCCGAGGGGCCGAAGGCCGCCGACGCGCTCTTCCGCTTGGGTCGGGCGCTGGGTCGGTTGGGCCAGACCGAGGAAGCCTGCGTCACGCTGGCAGAAGTCGGCTTCCGCTTCCCCGACAGCCAGCCCGCGCAGGGCGCACAGGCCGAGATGCAGAGCCTGTCCTGCCAGTGA
- a CDS encoding YggS family pyridoxal phosphate-dependent enzyme produces MSLDTIRARIAEAERDAGRPEGSVRLVAVSKKQPNERVAVVLEEGHRCFGENRVQEAAGKWPEFRERFDGIDLHLVGPLQTNKARQVFGLFQAIHSVDRPKLAKTLARLAQEEGHCPELFIQVNTGEEEQKAGILPGDADAFIEECRALDLPVQGLMCIPPVEEEASLHFALLAKIAERNGLSGLSMGMSGDFEKAISFGATHVRVGSAIFGERTG; encoded by the coding sequence GTGAGCCTGGATACCATACGAGCCCGGATTGCCGAGGCGGAACGCGATGCCGGACGGCCCGAGGGAAGCGTGCGCCTGGTGGCGGTTTCAAAGAAACAGCCGAACGAACGGGTCGCGGTCGTGCTTGAGGAGGGCCACCGCTGTTTCGGCGAGAATCGCGTTCAGGAAGCCGCGGGCAAGTGGCCCGAGTTCCGTGAACGGTTCGACGGGATCGACCTGCACCTGGTGGGGCCCTTGCAGACAAACAAGGCGCGGCAGGTGTTCGGCCTGTTCCAGGCTATCCATTCCGTCGATCGCCCGAAGCTTGCCAAGACGCTGGCGCGGCTAGCCCAGGAGGAGGGGCACTGCCCCGAGCTGTTCATCCAGGTGAACACCGGAGAGGAGGAACAGAAGGCCGGCATCCTGCCCGGTGACGCCGACGCCTTCATCGAGGAGTGCAGAGCGCTCGACCTGCCGGTGCAGGGCCTGATGTGCATCCCGCCGGTCGAGGAGGAGGCCAGCCTGCATTTCGCGCTGCTCGCCAAGATCGCAGAGCGCAACGGGCTGAGCGGATTGTCGATGGGGATGAGCGGCGATTTCGAAAAGGCAATTTCCTTCGGCGCCACCCATGTGCGGGTGGGCAGCGCGATCTTCGGAGAGCGGACCGGCTGA
- a CDS encoding DUF3576 domain-containing protein, producing MIHLRLKTALLVLLCVGLTASCSSFRDTKVRESAFEVETGPEAGSAVDDGSSLLDIFRGGGAQVKVNRYLWTAALQTLDFLPVQSADPFTGIITTGYGRPPGGGRAYRATILISDPALDARSLNVALQTQSGPVSAGTQRAVEDAILARARQLRVQAKKF from the coding sequence ATGATCCACCTCCGTTTGAAAACAGCGCTGCTTGTGCTTCTGTGTGTCGGGCTGACCGCCTCGTGCAGTTCGTTCCGCGACACCAAGGTGCGGGAGAGCGCGTTCGAAGTCGAGACGGGCCCCGAGGCCGGCAGCGCGGTCGACGACGGCTCAAGCCTTCTGGACATCTTCCGCGGTGGCGGTGCGCAGGTAAAGGTGAACCGCTATTTGTGGACGGCCGCCCTGCAAACGCTTGATTTCCTTCCGGTTCAAAGCGCCGATCCCTTCACCGGCATCATCACGACCGGCTATGGCCGGCCGCCGGGCGGCGGGCGTGCCTATCGCGCGACCATCCTGATCAGCGACCCGGCGCTCGATGCCCGCTCGCTGAATGTCGCCCTGCAGACGCAAAGCGGCCCAGTCAGCGCCGGAACCCAGCGCGCGGTGGAGGATGCGATTCTCGCCCGGGCCCGTCAGCTTCGGGTCCAGGCCAAGAAATTCTGA